One window of Bacillus alkalicellulosilyticus genomic DNA carries:
- a CDS encoding zinc metallopeptidase, producing MSLGMYLIYFAVILIIPLWAQSKVKSAYKKYSRVAASHGMTGAQVARKILDDNGLYDVSIEPIKGQLTDHYDPRAKAVRLSEHNFYGTSVAGAAVAAHEVGHAIQDAEEYAFLRFRHALVPIANFGSNFSFIVLIAGMLLYASNLILLGIIMMAGAVVFQLVTLPVEFNASSRAMHQMVSTGIIRNHEERETRKVLDAAALTYVAAALVAVLELLRFVLIYIGMSNDD from the coding sequence ATGAGTTTAGGGATGTACCTGATTTATTTTGCCGTAATTCTTATTATCCCACTTTGGGCCCAAAGTAAAGTGAAAAGCGCGTATAAAAAGTATTCTAGAGTTGCAGCGTCTCACGGGATGACAGGTGCACAAGTAGCACGAAAAATATTAGATGATAATGGTTTATATGATGTATCAATTGAGCCTATCAAAGGACAACTAACGGACCATTATGACCCACGAGCAAAGGCCGTTCGCTTATCAGAACATAATTTCTATGGAACGTCTGTAGCAGGTGCAGCAGTGGCTGCTCATGAGGTTGGCCATGCGATTCAAGATGCAGAGGAATATGCGTTTTTACGATTCCGCCATGCGTTAGTGCCTATCGCTAACTTTGGTTCGAATTTCTCGTTTATCGTTTTAATTGCGGGTATGCTATTATACGCATCTAACTTAATCCTTTTAGGGATTATTATGATGGCTGGGGCGGTTGTGTTCCAATTAGTCACATTACCAGTTGAGTTTAATGCTTCAAGTCGAGCGATGCATCAAATGGTGTCAACTGGAATTATAAGAAACCATGAGGAACGAGAAACAAGAAAAGTTCTTGATGCTGCAGCATTAACATATGTAGCTGCCGCATTAGTTGCTGTTTTAGAACTTCTTCGTTTTGTCCTTATTTATATCGGTATGAGTAACGACGATTAA
- a CDS encoding YitT family protein has product MKYQIKIKNILFILLGSAILSFGLVYFNMENNLADGGFTGITLILYFMFSFDPAVTNLLLNIPLFFVGWYILGRHTFIYTIIGTVSVSVFLWIFQRYPVISLPLHDDLTLAALFAGVFIGSGLGIVFKYGGTTGGVDIIAKLGFKYIGWSMGKTMFMFDAVVIASSLLYLNYREAMYTLLAVFIAAKVIDLIQQGAYSAKAAFIISDQVPLIAQAITTEMERGATILKGKGSFTGAEKEVLYCVVGRNELIRLKGVVERIDPFAFVTVNDVQDVIGEGFTHDENKKPIEK; this is encoded by the coding sequence TTGAAATATCAAATAAAAATAAAAAATATATTGTTTATTCTACTTGGATCGGCAATCCTGTCGTTTGGATTAGTCTATTTTAATATGGAAAACAATCTTGCTGATGGTGGATTTACCGGCATTACCCTTATTTTATACTTTATGTTCTCATTTGACCCGGCGGTTACGAATTTATTGCTTAACATTCCTCTTTTCTTTGTGGGGTGGTATATATTAGGACGGCACACCTTTATTTACACAATCATTGGAACAGTCAGTGTTTCTGTGTTTTTATGGATATTTCAAAGGTATCCTGTCATATCACTTCCATTGCATGATGATTTGACCTTAGCTGCTTTATTTGCTGGTGTCTTTATTGGTTCTGGATTAGGAATTGTCTTTAAATATGGCGGAACAACAGGCGGAGTAGACATCATTGCCAAATTGGGATTTAAGTACATCGGATGGAGCATGGGAAAAACGATGTTTATGTTCGATGCTGTTGTTATTGCATCCTCTCTCTTATATTTAAATTATCGAGAAGCGATGTATACATTACTTGCTGTTTTTATTGCCGCTAAAGTTATCGACTTGATCCAACAAGGCGCCTATTCCGCCAAAGCCGCCTTCATCATTTCAGACCAAGTCCCTCTCATTGCTCAAGCCATTACTACCGAAATGGAGCGCGGTGCAACAATCTTAAAAGGAAAAGGAAGCTTTACAGGAGCTGAAAAAGAAGTACTCTATTGCGTTGTCGGTCGAAATGAACTAATCCGCTTAAAAGGAGTCGTCGAACGCATAGACCCCTTTGCGTTTGTCACCGTCAACGACGTCCAAGACGTTATCGGAGAAGGCTTCACCCACGACGAAAACAAAAAACCAATCGAAAAGTAG
- a CDS encoding nucleotide pyrophosphohydrolase has product MSNCHELANMERGDEVSDKKLSEMQQEVDEYISQFKEGYFSPLAMLARMTEELGELAREVNHYYGEKPKKTSEEERTMEQEMGDLLFVLICFANSLDIDLEEAFDLVMTKFKTRDKDRWTKIKETGVE; this is encoded by the coding sequence TTGTCAAATTGTCACGAATTAGCTAACATGGAGAGGGGTGATGAAGTGTCTGATAAAAAGTTATCTGAAATGCAACAAGAAGTGGACGAATACATAAGTCAGTTTAAGGAAGGCTATTTTAGTCCGCTTGCCATGTTAGCAAGAATGACTGAGGAACTTGGGGAGCTAGCTCGTGAGGTAAATCACTATTATGGGGAAAAGCCTAAAAAGACCTCGGAAGAAGAGCGTACGATGGAGCAAGAGATGGGAGACCTTCTATTTGTTCTGATATGTTTTGCTAATTCCTTAGACATTGATTTAGAAGAAGCTTTTGATTTAGTGATGACTAAATTTAAGACCCGTGATAAAGATAGATGGACTAAAATAAAGGAAACTGGAGTTGAATAG
- the dapB gene encoding 4-hydroxy-tetrahydrodipicolinate reductase: protein MSIKIVIAGARGKMGSEAVKMVLETDHFELVAVVDTKNDGKTLLDIEDQPDVKVPIFVDIEACFNEFKPDVLIDLTTPKVGKQHMEIAFSHQVRPVVGTTGFTEEDITELRERAEAQRIGAIIAPNFAIGAILMMKFAQVAAKYLPDVEIIEKHHDNKLDAPSGTAVKTAQLISEVREAKQQGHPEEKEDIAGARGANYEGMRIHSMRLPGLVAHQEVVFGGVGQTLSIKHDSLHRSSFMPGIRLAVETVMKIDTLIYGLENIIE, encoded by the coding sequence ATGAGTATTAAGATTGTAATTGCAGGTGCAAGAGGAAAAATGGGTAGCGAGGCGGTAAAAATGGTACTTGAGACAGACCATTTTGAGCTTGTTGCTGTCGTTGACACAAAGAATGATGGAAAAACATTATTAGATATCGAGGACCAACCAGATGTGAAAGTGCCGATTTTTGTAGATATTGAGGCTTGTTTTAATGAATTTAAACCAGATGTTTTAATTGATTTAACGACGCCAAAGGTTGGAAAACAACATATGGAAATTGCATTTTCTCATCAAGTGAGACCTGTGGTTGGAACGACTGGTTTTACAGAAGAAGACATTACAGAGCTTCGGGAACGTGCAGAAGCACAAAGAATTGGAGCAATCATTGCACCAAATTTTGCAATTGGAGCTATTTTGATGATGAAGTTTGCTCAGGTTGCTGCAAAGTACTTACCGGATGTTGAAATCATTGAGAAACATCATGACAATAAATTAGATGCTCCATCAGGGACTGCAGTGAAAACGGCACAGCTTATTAGTGAAGTCCGTGAAGCAAAACAACAAGGGCATCCTGAGGAAAAAGAAGACATTGCTGGTGCTAGAGGAGCAAACTATGAAGGAATGAGAATTCATAGTATGCGTCTACCAGGACTTGTTGCTCACCAAGAAGTTGTATTTGGTGGTGTAGGTCAAACATTATCGATCAAACATGACTCGCTTCATCGTTCATCTTTTATGCCTGGTATCCGTTTAGCGGTGGAAACAGTAATGAAAATTGATACGTTAATTTATGGATTAGAAAATATAATTGAGTAG
- the mgsA gene encoding methylglyoxal synthase, producing the protein MKIAFIAHDKKKDEMVTFTMAYKHLFEGHELYATGTTGQRIMDATGLTITRFRSGPLGGDQQIGALVAENEFDLIIFLRDPLTAQPHEPDIAALIRLCDVQNIPLATNMGTAEILVRGLARGDLNWRNIV; encoded by the coding sequence ATGAAAATTGCTTTTATTGCTCACGATAAGAAGAAAGATGAGATGGTTACTTTTACAATGGCATATAAACATTTATTCGAAGGGCACGAACTATATGCTACAGGAACGACAGGACAACGAATTATGGATGCGACTGGTTTAACGATTACTCGCTTTCGTTCGGGCCCTCTTGGGGGAGACCAGCAAATTGGTGCCCTTGTAGCTGAAAATGAATTTGATTTGATTATTTTTTTACGAGATCCATTAACAGCACAACCACATGAACCTGATATTGCGGCATTGATTCGTCTTTGTGATGTGCAGAACATTCCGTTAGCAACAAATATGGGTACGGCTGAAATATTAGTTAGAGGATTAGCACGTGGAGATTTAAATTGGAGAAACATCGTATAG
- the bshA gene encoding N-acetyl-alpha-D-glucosaminyl L-malate synthase BshA — protein MTLKIGISCYPSVGGSGVIATELGKFLAEKGHEVHFITSSMPFRLDRAYPNLYYHEVEVNQYSVFKYPPYDLSLASKMAEIILREGLDILHVHYAVPHAICAYLAKQMVGGNINIVTTLHGTDISVLGYDPSLSEIIRFGIEQSDVVTAVSNDLVKETKELLQISKPIDTVYNFIDERIYYKRPENGLRKHYYIEEDEKVIVHISNFRAVKRVTDIVRSFAKVNETVKSKLILIGDGPETTVACRLAKELGIKDRVLFLGNQKHVAEILSMSDLMFLLSEKESFGLSALEALACGVPVIGTRVGGIPEVIEDGKSGFICELGNIDEIAEKAITILTNDKLHQEMSDYAQLRVRDFFSSTQIVEQYEGIYKNTLAK, from the coding sequence ATGACATTAAAAATCGGTATCAGCTGTTATCCTTCGGTTGGAGGGTCAGGGGTTATTGCAACGGAACTTGGGAAATTCCTTGCAGAAAAAGGCCATGAAGTACACTTTATCACATCAAGCATGCCGTTTCGGCTCGATCGTGCGTATCCTAATTTATATTATCATGAAGTAGAAGTAAACCAATATTCGGTGTTTAAATACCCACCATATGACTTGTCGTTGGCTAGTAAAATGGCAGAAATTATATTGAGAGAAGGGCTTGATATCCTTCATGTTCATTATGCTGTTCCACATGCGATATGTGCTTATTTGGCCAAGCAAATGGTCGGTGGAAATATTAACATTGTTACGACGCTACACGGAACGGATATATCTGTGCTTGGATATGATCCTTCCCTTAGTGAAATCATTCGTTTTGGCATAGAACAGTCTGATGTTGTTACAGCTGTCTCAAATGATTTAGTGAAAGAAACAAAAGAGCTATTACAAATTTCAAAGCCAATTGATACAGTATATAATTTTATTGATGAACGAATTTATTATAAGCGTCCTGAGAACGGTTTGCGAAAGCATTATTACATAGAAGAAGATGAAAAAGTAATCGTTCACATTTCAAACTTTCGTGCTGTTAAACGTGTAACAGATATCGTTCGCAGCTTTGCAAAGGTCAATGAAACGGTTAAATCAAAGTTGATATTAATTGGTGATGGCCCTGAAACGACGGTGGCTTGTCGTCTTGCAAAAGAGTTAGGAATTAAAGACCGTGTCTTATTTTTAGGAAATCAAAAACATGTGGCTGAAATATTATCAATGAGTGATCTCATGTTTTTATTATCTGAAAAAGAAAGTTTTGGTCTTTCTGCACTAGAGGCACTGGCTTGTGGAGTTCCTGTAATTGGAACAAGAGTTGGAGGAATTCCTGAGGTCATAGAGGACGGAAAATCAGGTTTTATTTGCGAACTTGGCAATATAGATGAAATTGCTGAGAAAGCGATAACGATTTTAACAAATGATAAGTTACATCAAGAAATGTCAGACTATGCTCAACTTAGAGTTAGAGATTTCTTTAGTTCTACTCAAATTGTCGAGCAATATGAAGGGATTTATAAAAATACACTAGCAAAATGA
- a CDS encoding CCA tRNA nucleotidyltransferase — MDERFSDGIDIITKLKQHGFEAYFVGGCVRDYLLNRKIDDIDITTSARPEQIKEVFPKTIHVGQAHSTVIVKQNQQLFEVSTFRGNDKVIGTSLDEDLLHRDFTMNALAMTVGLNIIDPHDWQEDVDKKQIRGCGQAAERFKEDPLRMLRAVRFVAQLGFSIESNTWKDLQFHKNLLLTVASERLSKEIDKLLEGPFCVIAWPLLSVLPLDFIEKMEPILKQPLYLETTLEEKWALLSISHEKQVQPFLLSYQKSQSFTRACGILVDGYRKRAADGWSNRLLYDLGNTKSLEVERIYRLLQPNAPYEANDEIQKQYDKLPIHTRQQLDFNPRTLLEQSKRPAGPWIEQSLRNIEDAVLEKIIANEETSILQWLQKEG, encoded by the coding sequence ATGGACGAACGGTTTTCAGATGGAATCGATATTATAACGAAGCTTAAACAACATGGCTTTGAGGCTTATTTTGTCGGAGGATGCGTAAGGGATTATTTACTCAATCGAAAAATCGATGATATAGATATAACAACCTCCGCACGACCTGAACAAATCAAAGAGGTATTTCCAAAAACAATACATGTTGGACAAGCGCATTCAACGGTAATTGTAAAGCAAAACCAGCAACTATTCGAAGTTTCTACGTTTCGAGGAAACGATAAAGTCATTGGTACTTCCTTAGATGAAGACTTACTGCATCGAGATTTTACAATGAATGCATTGGCTATGACGGTGGGGTTGAATATAATAGACCCTCATGATTGGCAAGAAGATGTGGATAAAAAGCAGATACGTGGCTGTGGTCAAGCGGCAGAACGTTTTAAAGAGGATCCGCTTCGAATGCTGCGCGCTGTTCGTTTTGTGGCTCAACTTGGTTTTTCAATAGAGTCAAACACGTGGAAAGATCTTCAGTTCCATAAAAACCTTCTATTGACAGTAGCTTCAGAGCGGTTGTCAAAAGAAATAGATAAACTACTAGAAGGGCCATTTTGTGTAATAGCCTGGCCTCTTCTTTCTGTGTTGCCACTGGACTTTATCGAGAAGATGGAACCAATTTTAAAACAACCATTGTACCTAGAAACAACGCTAGAAGAAAAATGGGCATTACTTTCGATTTCTCATGAGAAACAAGTCCAACCTTTTTTACTTTCTTATCAAAAAAGTCAAAGCTTCACGAGGGCTTGTGGAATCTTAGTAGACGGCTATCGAAAAAGAGCAGCAGATGGTTGGTCTAATCGACTCCTCTATGACTTAGGTAACACCAAAAGTCTTGAGGTTGAAAGAATCTATCGACTTCTTCAGCCTAATGCTCCTTATGAAGCTAATGATGAAATTCAGAAGCAGTATGATAAACTACCAATCCATACACGTCAACAATTAGACTTTAATCCGAGAACTCTCCTTGAGCAATCAAAGAGGCCCGCTGGACCATGGATTGAACAATCCCTCCGTAACATCGAGGATGCTGTCTTAGAGAAAATCATTGCAAATGAAGAAACGTCAATATTGCAGTGGTTGCAGAAAGAAGGGTAG